In Clostridia bacterium, a genomic segment contains:
- a CDS encoding leucine-rich repeat domain-containing protein, with protein MLSGLLAALPIAASAATYGDLTYSVSNGEVTITDCNQSASGSIEIPSTLDGYPVTSIGEYAFYRCESLTSTTIPDSVTSIGEYAFSYCTSLTSITIPDSVTSIGGAAFYHCESLTSITIPDSVTSIGGSAFSSCTSLTSITIPDSVTSIGYGTFYHCESLTSITVDIDNDVFASQDGVLFNKNKTYLIQYPTGNSRIEYTILDSVTSI; from the coding sequence ATGCTGTCAGGCTTGCTTGCAGCTTTGCCAATTGCAGCAAGCGCAGCTACATATGGTGATTTAACCTATTCTGTATCAAACGGTGAGGTTACTATTACAGATTGTAATCAATCTGCATCCGGTTCGATTGAAATACCCTCAACACTTGACGGATACCCTGTAACAAGTATAGGTGAATATGCGTTTTATCGTTGTGAAAGTCTTACAAGTACAACCATACCAGATAGCGTAACAAGTATAGGTGAATATGCGTTTTCTTATTGTACAAGTCTTACAAGTATAACCATACCAGATAGCGTAACAAGTATAGGTGGTGCTGCGTTTTATCATTGTGAAAGTCTTACAAGTATAACCATACCAGATAGCGTAACAAGTATTGGAGGTTCTGCGTTTTCTTCTTGTACAAGTCTTACAAGTATAACCATACCAGATAGTGTAACAAGTATAGGATATGGTACGTTTTATCATTGTGAAAGTCTTACAAGTATAACTGTTGATATTGATAATGATGTTTTTGCTTCTCAGGATGGAGTCTTGTTTAATAAAAATAAAACATACTTAATACAATATCCTACTGGGAATTCTCGAATTGAATATACAATTCTAGATAGCGTAACAAGTATAG
- the dtd gene encoding D-tyrosyl-tRNA(Tyr) deacylase, translating to MKAVIQRVKESKVEIDNNVKGKIGKGLNILLGVGPLDTTEDIKKMVDKTVNLRIFEDNEGKMNLSLLDIDGEVLVISQFTLYADVRKGRRPSFTNAAPPDKARNLYEEYVKYLETVIPGKVATGEFGKDMKVSILNDGPVTIIMDSNDLN from the coding sequence ATGAAAGCAGTAATACAAAGAGTTAAAGAGTCAAAAGTTGAAATTGATAACAATGTAAAAGGTAAGATTGGAAAAGGGCTTAATATTCTTTTAGGGGTTGGCCCTTTGGATACAACAGAAGATATAAAAAAAATGGTGGATAAAACTGTTAATCTTCGTATATTTGAAGATAATGAGGGAAAAATGAATTTATCATTACTCGATATTGATGGAGAAGTGTTGGTTATATCCCAGTTTACTCTTTATGCCGATGTAAGAAAAGGGCGAAGACCGTCTTTTACAAACGCTGCCCCTCCCGATAAAGCAAGAAATCTTTACGAAGAATATGTTAAATATTTAGAAACTGTTATTCCTGGGAAAGTTGCAACCGGAGAGTTTGGTAAAGATATGAAAGTATCTATACTAAATGACGGGCCTGTTACAATAATTATGGACAGTAACGACCTTAATTAA
- a CDS encoding bifunctional (p)ppGpp synthetase/guanosine-3',5'-bis(diphosphate) 3'-pyrophosphohydrolase: protein MEDILFDKLIEKMEKVNKKVNREFIKKAFFFAKESHEGQFRVSGEPYYEHPYEVAMILVDLGMDDVTIVAALLHDVLEDTSVTHEEMEKMFGVEVVELVEGVTKLGKIPYSSKEDQQIENLRKMFLAMAKDIRVIIIKLADRLHNLRTMKSMPDVKRREKALETMEIYAPLAHRLGIYSVKWEIEDISLMYLDPVAYKEISSQIAQKREERLNALEEIKKNIKEKVEEHGIKVNIDGRVKHFYSIYRKMFTKNRSLDSIYDLFAIRVIVDSIPDCYSVLGIAHELYKPMPGRFKDYISMPKKNMYQSLHSTLISSNGTPFEIQIRTFDMHKTAEFGVAAHWKYKEGKEGSSSLDNKLTWVRQLLEIEKDNENPKEFISNLKIDLFSDEVFVFTPKGDVISLPAGATAIDFAFAIHSQIGWKMVGAKVNGKIIQLETPLKNGDVVDIITSSHTMGPSNDWLKIAKTSQARNKINAWFKKENRTENVEKGKEILEKEFKKFNLNISEFSQPELSGFVLKKFSFNHIDDFYATLGFGRVSIEKVMNRVKDFYAKKNIQLDIESMIAKPSKASGKNNSGVIVKGIDNCLIKFAKCCNPVPGDKIIGYITRGRGVSVHRCDCASVYNIEKNDGDRSRLIEVSWAKTNTGTYNTELLITANDRTGLLVDITLALNELKIPLRALNAKTAKNMLVLINITLEIDSFDKLSRAISRIKGIKEVIGVSRTNK, encoded by the coding sequence ATGGAAGACATCTTATTTGACAAACTGATTGAAAAAATGGAAAAAGTTAATAAGAAAGTAAACCGTGAGTTTATTAAAAAGGCCTTCTTTTTTGCAAAAGAATCACACGAAGGTCAGTTTAGAGTGTCAGGAGAGCCATATTATGAGCATCCTTATGAAGTTGCTATGATTTTGGTAGACCTTGGTATGGATGATGTTACTATTGTTGCTGCTCTTTTGCATGATGTTTTGGAAGATACCAGCGTTACTCACGAAGAAATGGAAAAAATGTTTGGCGTAGAAGTTGTTGAACTTGTTGAAGGGGTTACAAAACTTGGTAAAATTCCCTATTCTTCAAAAGAAGACCAGCAGATAGAAAATTTAAGAAAGATGTTTCTTGCAATGGCAAAAGACATCAGGGTTATCATTATAAAACTTGCAGACCGTCTTCATAATTTAAGAACAATGAAAAGTATGCCGGATGTTAAAAGAAGAGAAAAAGCATTGGAAACAATGGAAATTTATGCTCCTCTTGCCCACCGTCTTGGAATTTACAGTGTAAAATGGGAGATTGAAGATATATCCTTAATGTATCTTGACCCTGTTGCCTATAAAGAAATTTCTTCCCAGATAGCCCAGAAAAGAGAAGAAAGACTTAATGCGCTTGAAGAAATCAAGAAAAATATAAAAGAAAAAGTAGAAGAACACGGAATAAAGGTAAATATTGACGGAAGAGTTAAGCATTTTTACAGCATTTACAGAAAGATGTTTACCAAAAACAGAAGTTTAGATTCTATTTATGACCTTTTCGCAATAAGGGTTATAGTTGATTCAATTCCTGACTGTTACAGCGTTTTAGGTATTGCTCACGAATTATATAAGCCAATGCCAGGAAGATTTAAAGACTATATCTCCATGCCTAAAAAGAATATGTATCAGTCCTTACACTCTACTCTTATAAGTTCCAACGGAACTCCTTTTGAAATTCAGATAAGAACTTTTGATATGCATAAAACTGCTGAATTCGGGGTTGCGGCACACTGGAAATATAAAGAGGGTAAAGAGGGGTCATCATCCCTTGATAATAAACTTACATGGGTAAGGCAACTATTGGAAATTGAAAAGGATAATGAAAATCCTAAAGAATTTATAAGCAATTTAAAAATAGATTTATTTTCAGATGAAGTATTTGTGTTTACTCCTAAAGGGGATGTTATCAGTCTTCCTGCAGGGGCAACTGCTATTGACTTTGCTTTTGCCATTCACTCTCAGATTGGCTGGAAAATGGTCGGCGCAAAGGTAAACGGTAAAATCATTCAGCTTGAAACACCTCTTAAAAACGGAGATGTGGTTGACATAATAACATCAAGCCACACAATGGGGCCAAGTAACGACTGGCTGAAAATTGCTAAGACAAGTCAGGCAAGAAATAAGATAAATGCCTGGTTTAAAAAGGAAAACAGAACAGAAAATGTTGAAAAAGGTAAAGAAATTTTAGAAAAAGAATTTAAGAAATTTAATCTTAATATTTCTGAATTTTCACAGCCTGAACTTTCAGGATTTGTTCTTAAAAAATTCTCATTTAATCATATAGACGATTTCTATGCAACCTTGGGGTTTGGCAGGGTTTCTATAGAAAAAGTTATGAACAGAGTAAAAGATTTCTATGCGAAGAAAAATATTCAGTTAGACATAGAAAGTATGATTGCCAAGCCATCTAAGGCAAGTGGCAAAAATAACTCGGGCGTTATTGTTAAGGGAATTGATAATTGTCTTATTAAATTTGCAAAATGCTGTAATCCTGTGCCAGGGGATAAAATTATAGGGTATATTACCCGTGGCAGAGGTGTGTCTGTTCACAGATGCGATTGTGCGAGTGTATATAATATAGAAAAAAATGACGGAGACAGAAGCAGACTTATTGAAGTTTCCTGGGCTAAGACAAATACAGGAACATATAATACCGAACTTCTTATTACTGCCAATGACAGAACAGGTCTTTTGGTTGACATAACATTGGCGCTTAACGAACTAAAAATTCCTCTTCGTGCGTTAAATGCAAAAACTGCAAAGAATATGCTTGTGTTAATAAATATTACCCTTGAAATTGATTCTTTTGATAAATTATCAAGAGCAATATCAAGAATTAAAGGGATAAAAGAAGTTATAGGAGTGTCAAGAACTAACAAATGA
- the recJ gene encoding single-stranded-DNA-specific exonuclease RecJ, with amino-acid sequence MIKKRWVSDNSKIDLINFLKKETGLDESVIRILVNRNIDTKEEVYNFLNPSLSNLFDPFLLNDMDKAVERIKDAIKNKEKIFIYGDYDADGVTASSLLYLSVKKVYGDVSIYIPEREKEGYGLNSYAIDKIKAMGGSLIITVDCGITSVDEAEYARNIGIDMIITDHHTCPDSLPSCVAVINPKRKDSTYPFKELCGAGVSLKLSTALGLFDERLLAICAIGTIADIVPLVSENRIIAYYGIESLKKGILPNINVLMEVSELSYKDINARTIGFLIAPKINAAGRMENAGYAVEFFTTSDNLRMKELALYLDNLNKTRQECEKEILISAKEKIEKDDELKEDILILSGEGWHEGVIGIVASRITEEYHKPCILLSVNDGIAKGSSRSIKGFNIYEALKAVSENLEKFGGHELAAGLTVKEEKLSVFKEEIQKYAKEIFKNGRIYPEIMIDCELKESNINIDFAEFLLKLEPYGMGNSEPVFLIKDSKVINSYPFSNDKHMRLIVKKGDKELETVGFGLGLRANSLKRGDNIYIALTFGINEFRGNKKVQGIVKDIKLEK; translated from the coding sequence ATGATTAAGAAAAGATGGGTTTCTGATAACAGTAAAATTGACCTTATTAACTTTTTAAAAAAAGAAACAGGGCTTGATGAGAGTGTTATAAGAATTTTAGTTAACAGAAATATAGATACAAAAGAAGAGGTTTATAATTTTTTAAACCCCTCTTTATCTAATCTTTTTGACCCTTTTCTTCTTAATGATATGGATAAAGCAGTAGAAAGAATAAAAGATGCAATTAAAAATAAAGAAAAGATTTTTATTTACGGCGATTATGATGCTGACGGAGTTACTGCCTCTTCCCTTTTATATTTATCTGTAAAGAAAGTTTACGGCGATGTAAGTATTTATATTCCCGAAAGAGAAAAAGAGGGCTACGGGCTTAATTCTTACGCGATAGATAAGATTAAGGCTATGGGTGGCTCACTTATTATTACGGTGGACTGTGGAATTACATCGGTTGATGAGGCAGAGTATGCCAGAAATATAGGGATAGATATGATTATTACAGACCACCATACCTGTCCTGACTCTCTTCCGTCCTGCGTTGCGGTTATAAATCCTAAAAGGAAGGATTCAACATATCCTTTTAAAGAACTTTGCGGAGCAGGAGTATCACTAAAACTTTCAACTGCTCTCGGGCTTTTTGATGAAAGGCTTCTTGCAATTTGTGCAATAGGCACTATTGCAGACATAGTTCCTCTTGTTTCAGAAAACAGAATTATTGCATATTATGGAATTGAAAGTCTTAAAAAAGGAATACTTCCGAATATAAATGTACTTATGGAAGTTTCAGAATTAAGTTATAAGGATATAAATGCGCGTACAATAGGGTTTTTAATTGCTCCTAAGATAAATGCTGCAGGAAGAATGGAAAACGCAGGATACGCAGTTGAATTTTTTACAACATCTGATAACTTAAGAATGAAAGAGTTAGCCTTATATCTTGATAATTTAAATAAGACAAGGCAGGAATGTGAAAAAGAGATACTTATAAGTGCAAAAGAAAAAATAGAAAAAGATGATGAACTAAAGGAAGATATACTTATTTTAAGTGGAGAGGGTTGGCACGAAGGAGTTATAGGGATAGTAGCGTCCAGGATAACTGAGGAGTATCATAAGCCCTGTATTTTATTATCGGTTAATGACGGTATTGCAAAAGGCTCTTCAAGGAGTATAAAAGGGTTTAATATATACGAGGCATTAAAAGCAGTATCGGAAAATCTTGAAAAGTTCGGAGGGCATGAACTTGCAGCAGGTCTTACCGTAAAGGAAGAAAAATTAAGTGTTTTTAAAGAAGAAATACAAAAGTATGCAAAAGAAATTTTTAAAAACGGTAGAATTTATCCTGAAATTATGATAGACTGTGAGTTAAAGGAAAGTAATATAAATATTGATTTTGCAGAATTTCTGTTAAAATTAGAGCCTTACGGTATGGGAAACAGTGAGCCTGTATTTTTAATAAAAGATTCAAAGGTTATAAATTCATATCCGTTTTCAAATGATAAGCATATGAGGCTTATTGTAAAAAAAGGCGATAAAGAACTTGAAACTGTCGGCTTTGGGTTAGGTTTAAGAGCAAATTCTCTAAAACGCGGGGATAATATATATATTGCCCTTACCTTTGGTATTAACGAATTTCGCGGTAATAAAAAAGTTCAAGGAATAGTTAAAGATATAAAATTAGAAAAGTGA
- a CDS encoding ParA family protein has translation MGKIISIANQKGGVGKTTTTVNLAACLGNLNKKVLIIDSDPQGNATSGYGIDKNACEFNLYNVLIEKTDIKKCIIKTDFKNVSICPCNMDLLGAELLIDKEVNKEYILKEALKPVKEEYDYILIDCPPSLNYITLNAFCATDSVLIPIQCEYYALEGVSDLTTNIRIIKNTVNPQIELEGILLTMFDTRTNLSIMVAEDVKNCFPDKVFKTAIPRNTRLGEAPSFGQPIIYYDKYCKGAESYTLLAKEIIKNNKR, from the coding sequence ATGGGCAAAATTATTTCAATAGCCAACCAGAAAGGCGGAGTTGGCAAAACTACTACGACGGTTAATTTAGCGGCGTGTCTTGGAAACTTAAATAAAAAAGTTTTAATTATAGATTCAGACCCTCAGGGTAATGCAACAAGCGGTTACGGAATTGATAAAAATGCTTGTGAGTTTAATTTATACAATGTCTTGATAGAAAAGACGGATATTAAAAAATGTATTATCAAAACAGATTTTAAAAATGTGAGCATCTGTCCTTGTAATATGGACTTACTTGGTGCAGAACTTCTTATAGACAAAGAGGTAAACAAAGAATACATATTAAAAGAAGCGTTAAAACCTGTCAAAGAGGAATATGACTATATTTTAATAGATTGTCCTCCTTCTTTAAATTATATTACACTAAACGCTTTTTGTGCGACTGACAGTGTTTTAATACCTATACAATGCGAATATTACGCATTGGAGGGAGTATCTGACCTTACAACAAATATAAGAATAATAAAGAATACCGTTAACCCTCAAATTGAATTAGAGGGCATACTTCTTACAATGTTTGACACAAGGACAAACCTTTCAATTATGGTTGCCGAAGATGTTAAAAACTGTTTTCCTGATAAGGTATTTAAAACTGCAATCCCTAGAAACACAAGGCTTGGAGAAGCCCCAAGTTTTGGCCAACCTATTATATATTATGATAAATATTGTAAGGGTGCAGAAAGTTATACATTACTTGCAAAAGAAATTATAAAGAACAACAAGAGGTGA
- a CDS encoding ParB/RepB/Spo0J family partition protein, producing MALKRGLGKGLSTMINTIEPETDKNVVSQLNIIDVEPNKEQPRKNFDKEALDSLTSSIKEIGVILPIIVVKKDSGRYQIIAGERRWRAAKLAGLKTIPAIIKNYEEKEAAEVALIENLQREDLNPIEEAKGYKSLIDGFSMTQEEISKRVGKSRSAITNSLRILNLPEKIIKYLITGEISQGHGRALLSVNDDNLKIELADKIIKEGLNVRQVESLVKNISNTKKEKVKKMTQLDIEIKSIEERISKSLSTKVTIKHGAKKGKIEIEYYGNDDLERLLKFLR from the coding sequence ATGGCTTTAAAAAGAGGTTTGGGAAAAGGCTTATCAACAATGATTAACACAATAGAGCCAGAAACAGATAAAAATGTTGTATCCCAACTTAATATAATTGATGTAGAACCAAACAAAGAGCAACCTCGTAAAAATTTTGATAAAGAAGCACTTGATTCTCTTACAAGTTCTATTAAAGAAATAGGCGTTATTCTTCCTATAATTGTAGTAAAAAAAGACTCGGGAAGATACCAAATAATAGCCGGAGAGAGAAGATGGAGAGCGGCAAAACTGGCAGGTTTAAAAACAATTCCTGCAATTATTAAAAATTATGAGGAAAAAGAGGCTGCAGAAGTAGCGCTTATTGAAAACTTACAAAGAGAAGATTTAAACCCTATTGAAGAAGCAAAAGGATATAAATCTTTGATAGACGGTTTTTCAATGACTCAGGAGGAAATTTCAAAAAGAGTGGGAAAAAGCCGTTCAGCAATTACCAATTCCTTAAGAATTCTAAATTTACCTGAGAAGATAATAAAATATCTTATTACAGGGGAAATTTCTCAGGGGCACGGTAGAGCGTTACTTTCGGTTAATGATGATAATTTAAAAATTGAATTAGCAGATAAAATTATAAAAGAAGGACTAAATGTCCGTCAGGTTGAATCACTTGTTAAAAACATTTCAAACACCAAAAAAGAAAAAGTAAAAAAGATGACTCAACTTGATATTGAAATAAAATCAATAGAAGAAAGAATTTCAAAATCTCTTTCAACAAAGGTAACTATTAAACACGGAGCAAAAAAAGGGAAAATTGAAATAGAATATTACGGAAACGACGATTTGGAAAGATTACTCAAATTTTTAAGATAA
- the serS gene encoding serine--tRNA ligase, translating to MLDIRLIREDKDKVIELVAKKGNDVSNEVNKVYELDLKRRDITFEVEGLKNKQNIVSKEIPKLKKEGKDVSSILNEMKELSDKIKSMDVVLSEIDEELRFNLLRIPNIPNENAPVGFTEEENIEVRKWGEVRNFDFTPKAHWDIGKNLDILDAERAAKVTGSRFTFYKGLGSRLERAVINFYLDTHNDNGYVEIFPPYMVNRASLTGTGQLPKFEEDVFKVTNDDYFLIPTAEVPVTNLYRDEILNGDDLPIKHAAYSACFRSEAGSAGRDTRGLIRQHQFNKVELVKFTKPENSYDELEKLTKDAEYVLQLLKLPYRVVDIVTGDLGFTAAKKYDIEVYMPSYERYVEISSCSNFEDYQARRANIKFKDENNKKAQFVHTLNGSGVAVGRTVAAILENYQNADGSVTIPEVLVPYMGGITKITL from the coding sequence ATGTTAGATATAAGACTAATCAGAGAAGATAAAGATAAAGTTATTGAACTTGTGGCAAAAAAAGGAAACGATGTTTCAAATGAAGTTAACAAGGTTTATGAACTTGATTTAAAAAGAAGAGATATTACTTTTGAAGTAGAAGGTTTAAAGAATAAACAGAATATTGTATCAAAAGAAATTCCTAAACTTAAAAAAGAGGGAAAAGATGTTTCATCTATTTTAAATGAAATGAAAGAACTTTCAGATAAAATAAAGAGTATGGATGTTGTTTTATCTGAAATTGACGAAGAATTAAGATTTAACCTATTAAGAATTCCAAATATTCCTAATGAAAATGCACCTGTCGGTTTTACTGAAGAAGAAAACATTGAGGTTAGAAAATGGGGAGAAGTAAGAAACTTTGACTTTACTCCAAAAGCACATTGGGATATTGGAAAAAATTTAGATATTTTAGATGCTGAAAGAGCAGCAAAGGTTACAGGTTCGCGTTTTACATTTTATAAAGGTTTAGGCTCAAGATTAGAAAGAGCAGTTATTAACTTCTATCTTGATACTCATAATGATAACGGATATGTGGAAATATTCCCTCCATATATGGTAAACCGTGCATCTTTAACCGGTACAGGCCAATTACCTAAATTTGAAGAAGATGTTTTCAAAGTAACAAACGATGATTACTTTTTAATTCCTACAGCCGAAGTACCTGTTACTAATTTATACAGAGATGAAATATTAAACGGAGATGATTTACCTATTAAACACGCTGCGTATTCTGCTTGTTTCCGTTCAGAAGCAGGTAGTGCAGGAAGAGATACAAGAGGACTTATAAGACAGCATCAGTTTAATAAGGTAGAACTTGTTAAATTCACTAAGCCTGAAAATTCATACGACGAACTTGAAAAATTAACCAAAGACGCAGAATATGTGTTACAACTATTAAAACTACCTTACAGAGTGGTTGACATTGTTACAGGCGATTTAGGGTTTACAGCAGCAAAAAAATACGATATAGAAGTATATATGCCTTCATACGAAAGATATGTTGAAATATCTTCCTGCTCAAACTTTGAAGATTATCAGGCAAGAAGAGCAAACATTAAATTTAAAGATGAAAATAATAAGAAAGCACAGTTTGTACACACCTTAAACGGTTCAGGCGTTGCAGTGGGAAGAACAGTTGCCGCAATTTTAGAAAACTATCAGAATGCTGACGGGTCTGTTACAATTCCTGAAGTTTTAGTACCTTATATGGGTGGAATAACAAAAATCACACTTTAA
- the dnaA gene encoding chromosomal replication initiator protein DnaA — MANITDFWDNLLDMIEEEGKQISPLGFNTWVKTIKPFDIIDNKLILSVPLDVNKEMIEKRYFTLIKSAAVILDSKISDVLIELEENLVNFKKEEKETIINIDDSFYKKSNLQKKFTFENFVIGENNRLACAAAQSVAKDPGRAYNPLFLYGDVGLGKTHLMQAVGNEILKKNKDSKILYISSEQFVNDMVDSIRDNTINEFKEKYRTLDVLMIDDIQFIGGKERCQEEFFHTFNHLILSEKQIIITSDRPPKDISKLEERLRSRFEGGLTWDIKKPDYETRFAILKKKVQNESINIDDEYIEIIAKKVKDNIREIEGVLNKLIAYSTLSNEKITKDLLNTIISDIEDSKPNKVLNMDTVIYEVCKFYDVDPKIIKSRTRKEDILIINQIIMYVMKSVLDVSLSKIGEKMGGRSHSTVLSSLTKIEEKIESDEKFKNEIEEIITNIKNLF; from the coding sequence ATGGCAAATATCACAGACTTCTGGGATAATCTTCTTGATATGATAGAAGAAGAAGGAAAGCAGATTTCGCCCCTTGGTTTTAATACATGGGTTAAAACTATCAAGCCTTTTGATATTATAGATAATAAACTTATTTTATCAGTTCCTTTAGATGTAAATAAAGAAATGATAGAAAAAAGATATTTTACACTTATAAAATCAGCAGCAGTTATTCTTGATTCTAAAATCAGTGATGTTTTAATAGAACTTGAAGAAAACTTAGTTAACTTTAAAAAAGAAGAAAAAGAAACAATTATAAATATAGACGATTCGTTTTATAAAAAATCAAATCTTCAGAAGAAATTTACTTTTGAAAATTTCGTTATAGGGGAAAATAACCGTCTTGCATGTGCTGCTGCCCAGTCAGTTGCAAAAGACCCCGGAAGAGCGTATAACCCTTTATTCTTATACGGAGATGTTGGTCTTGGAAAAACTCATCTTATGCAGGCTGTCGGTAACGAAATTTTAAAGAAGAATAAAGACTCAAAGATTTTATATATATCATCAGAACAGTTTGTTAACGATATGGTTGACAGTATCAGGGATAACACTATAAACGAATTTAAAGAAAAATACAGAACTTTAGATGTTCTTATGATAGATGACATTCAGTTTATAGGCGGAAAAGAAAGATGTCAGGAAGAATTTTTCCACACATTTAACCATCTTATTCTATCCGAAAAACAGATTATTATAACATCTGACCGTCCTCCTAAAGATATTTCAAAACTTGAAGAAAGACTTCGTTCAAGATTTGAAGGGGGGCTTACATGGGATATTAAAAAACCTGACTATGAAACCCGTTTTGCAATACTTAAGAAAAAAGTTCAGAATGAAAGTATAAATATTGATGATGAATATATTGAAATTATTGCTAAAAAGGTAAAAGATAATATCAGGGAAATTGAAGGAGTTTTAAACAAACTTATCGCTTATTCAACACTTTCTAATGAAAAGATTACAAAAGATTTACTAAACACAATTATAAGCGATATAGAAGATTCCAAACCTAATAAAGTTCTTAATATGGATACAGTTATTTATGAGGTTTGTAAATTCTATGATGTTGACCCTAAAATTATAAAATCAAGAACAAGAAAAGAAGATATTTTAATTATAAACCAGATTATAATGTATGTTATGAAAAGTGTTCTTGATGTATCATTATCAAAAATCGGTGAAAAAATGGGTGGAAGAAGCCATTCAACCGTTCTTAGTTCTCTTACTAAGATAGAAGAAAAAATAGAATCAGACGAAAAGTTTAAAAATGAAATAGAAGAAATTATAACCAATATTAAAAATTTGTTTTAG
- the dnaN gene encoding DNA polymerase III subunit beta encodes MKFTCEKHTLLENINVVLKAVSSKSAAPILEGILIKATEDGNIKLLGNDLKIAIESNLEGEVIEAGSIVLNAKILYEIVSKLPEGIVSVSSDDSFKTNIELNFSKYEIYGLNPQDFPSVEYKDSDVKISIDKQKMKNIIRHVAFSIGTDDKKITLTGALFDIKDDILKVVSLDGYRLSYRKVNIESTLISESFIIPGKTLNDLSKIIDDEEGNIELCFTGNRVNIKLGNIIMYSNLIDGEFFNYEHIIPTNSDIKVIADTKEMVDSIIRSSLIITPDVKSPLKFDISDNQIYMSSITKNGKAEDTVSCETTGGKLTIGFNHKYLLDAFRACDAKKIKMEFTSSLNPLVIKGVDTDEFIYLILPLRLRNE; translated from the coding sequence ATGAAATTTACTTGTGAAAAGCACACTCTTTTAGAAAACATCAATGTTGTATTAAAAGCAGTATCCAGTAAATCAGCAGCGCCTATACTTGAAGGTATATTAATTAAAGCAACAGAAGACGGAAATATTAAACTTTTAGGTAACGATTTAAAAATTGCTATCGAATCAAATTTAGAGGGAGAAGTAATAGAGGCCGGGTCTATCGTACTTAATGCTAAAATTTTATATGAAATAGTTTCAAAACTACCTGAAGGTATAGTTTCAGTTTCAAGCGATGATTCTTTTAAAACAAATATTGAACTAAACTTTTCAAAATATGAAATTTACGGTCTTAACCCACAAGATTTTCCATCTGTTGAATATAAAGATTCAGATGTAAAAATATCTATTGATAAACAGAAAATGAAAAATATTATAAGACATGTTGCTTTTTCTATCGGAACAGATGATAAAAAAATCACACTAACAGGTGCATTGTTTGATATAAAAGACGATATTTTAAAAGTTGTGTCTTTAGACGGTTACAGACTTTCATACAGAAAAGTTAATATAGAAAGCACACTTATTTCAGAATCTTTTATAATTCCTGGCAAAACATTAAATGATTTATCAAAAATTATAGACGATGAAGAAGGAAATATTGAACTTTGCTTTACAGGAAACAGAGTTAATATAAAACTTGGTAATATTATAATGTATTCTAACTTAATTGACGGTGAATTCTTTAATTATGAACACATTATTCCTACAAACAGCGATATAAAAGTTATTGCTGATACTAAAGAAATGGTAGATTCTATTATAAGAAGTTCGCTTATTATTACACCTGATGTTAAAAGTCCTTTAAAATTTGATATTTCAGACAATCAGATTTATATGTCATCTATTACTAAAAACGGTAAAGCAGAAGACACAGTTTCATGTGAAACAACAGGCGGTAAACTAACCATAGGCTTTAACCATAAATATCTTCTTGATGCTTTCCGTGCATGTGATGCAAAGAAAATTAAAATGGAATTTACATCATCACTTAATCCGCTTGTTATAAAAGGTGTTGATACAGATGAATTTATTTATCTTATCCTGCCTTTAAGACTTAGAAACGAATAA